In the genome of Primulina eburnea isolate SZY01 chromosome 13, ASM2296580v1, whole genome shotgun sequence, the window atcgatccatccttcttcttgacaaacaaaactggagctccccaaggtgaaacactcgggcgaatataacctttatcaagaagatcctgcaattgctgcttcagttccctcatctctgacggcGCAAGACGATAAGGGGCACGAGAAAttggtgcagtccctggcattaactcaatgccaaactccacctctctaaccggaggaaaaccaggaatctcatctggaaaaacatcaggaaattcacaaaccactggaatatcctctataccaacactacccgtggatgaatcaatcgcatagatgaggtagccttccccgcccgactctaaagcacgacaggctttcagagcagataccactggcattggaggtcgcgctccctcaccatagaaaaaccaactagagctctcagtcgtacgaaactgaacaagcttctggtaacaatccacggtagctcggtaggtagtcaataggtctatacctagaatacaatcaaaatcttccatctccaggatcataagattcgcagtcaactcgttaccctcaaaatctaaaagacaacccatcactagacgcttggctaaaaccgaatgacccatcggggtagaaacagaaagaataacgtctagagaaacatacggcaacttatgacgcttaacaaatcgtgcagaaatgaatgaatgtgatgctccggtatcaataagaacaaaagcaggaataccgcataaacaaaaagtacctgctatgactctcccggtctcatctgcagcctgatcctggttcagcgcaaacacctgaccttgggcacgaggtcgaagattcgaactacccactgcctgaccctgcctcctctgctgaacagtcgtctgagatccagaactggatcctgctccacctcgcaactgaggacaattcttcttaatatgccccatctctccgcactgataacaagctcctgcggctgctcggcattgctccgatggatggttcttcccacaatgcgcacaagattccttcttcttaccaaaacggaaaacaccgctagatcgagatccagatccagaagaagacgaaccagatttcttgaacgactgagatcgaggcctcaaagtactcggaggtctagaagaaagaatagccctaccacgctggagactgatctctgcctggcgacaccggttcactaacccatcataagaagtaggattatcacagacagtgactcggtcaaagatctcctggttaagaccctggaggaaatggtcatacttggcctcagaactgccactgatatgaggagcgaagggtaacaactcgaagaatttctgctgatactcatcaacagacatactcccctgcttaaggttcaggagctcaatcgtcttcgcctggcgaagggctggaggaaaatacagctgcatgaaagctgcacggaaatcggcccaagtcaccctaccctgggactggactatcggcgcagaagtcgatcgccaccacttgcgcgcacggccctcgagaagaaagctaagggtctctatcttctgctcctcggtgcactgaaatgcacggaaacaactctccatgcgctctaaccagtcctcagcatcatcgggagtctctccaccgactagaggcttaggccccatctgaataaaacgatgcaactcaaaacgcctaggaccatcccgacgatgacgatgctcacgatgacgcctatgatcatcctggtcgccccaacgacctacactcccctgactactctcgtcatcaaagtggtcagccatcgctacaagatagaatgggataaaatggtcaacgaaaatcccaaaacagaaatctatatcccaaaatcgtaagcatgctctgataccataaatgtagtgacccgttccagaatcacctactagttgagaactaagcatgcaattaacttaattaataaaaatcagagataacagcggaaatatggttaacaacaatagtttatacaacccaatcgaaatccaaaatactcaactaactgaaagtatctgctacaatcatatcaaatcaaatggaaaacactgaaaactaaaccaaccagctactcaatgtcctcctcctgctcctcctgagccatccaacctgaggcctgccccgtggaattggggtgtccaagataaataaaaccgaggacgtgagcgataagaacgcccagtacaaaagcatgagtatacaaacctatatgaaatgcacatgctatgatatgataccagggtagtcaagaaacaggagtcacaaaagatctcaaaatgctcagtctagaggcgccaagtggatagtgccgcgcggtactacctctgggtcactgcatccactgcaagaacagacgtggacctaaaatgtcccggatcaccgaagccctccggacccgtcggccactgtgtactctcggtgtccatgcgtccacaagacaagacagggctgagcggtcccacaagatatatatagcttatctcgaaagggatacagctcaacagtaaaggctatctcgaaggagatacggctcaacatgaaatgcaacatgcatcataaatcgtgacataatagcatgcatcatatgacatataacaatgcaccacataatcatgcaacacatataagaatgtatactcgaccaggatatctcggatagtactttcgtacctctatcacagcaagcctagccttacgcaacacctcTACTCAGGGctagaacaagcctatgcatcaagtgaaaaccatcactaaaacttatctaccagccttaactagataatcctgaaataataatgatacaattccaaaccttcgtccgtcgctagcccactgatgccgctagctcccaactagagcacagctccgctacaagaccagcagctccccgctagtgcccgaacctcggaaaaagactagaatctcacagaaacgactgaaatgctatggaactctctgaattgacgagtcacaaatgaagcctcgcgcctctatttatagccaatgttcggacgatccgaaccatttcggaagctccgatccggcacacttcggacggtctgaactctgatcggacgatccgatccttgcatgacttccacgagtacagccacctgtctcggacgatccgaaccccaatcggatgatccgaaccttaccacgtgtccagaacccttccacgtgtccagccacctgtctcggacggtccgacactggctcggacgatccgaactcatcggacgatccgaactcatcggacgatccgaacttgttcggtccttccgatcccaccgaaaatataattaatccgataattaactcaaattaggaatcgggttactacattaAGTGGTTAGTTACTTGCTATATGATGCTAATATTACAATTTTGAGAGTTATAATaactattttataaaatatcatgaatgttgcatattttaataaaattttatcaatGTAAGggttataatttaatttatataatttttaagtaaagttatataaattttattgtCTATATATAACAAGAAGTTTACGTTTTTATTAGAGAAATGAAAACAAGGATCGAGGGTATGTCTGTTTTTAATGGAAAAAGTCAAAATAGAGTGTATTTAACAAATTATAAATGGGATGTTAATATTATATtccaaaaatatattattataagaaaaaggTAGAATGTGGGTAAAATTATGTCAAGAAATACATGTTTAGTAGAAAGAGAATTAGGATCAATATAATTTCAGTTCCTAAGCTAGTGATCCTTTAAAGGCCATTAATTAATAATGTTTTAAGTGGGAAATGGTTTAAAGTGTAATTAATGTCTAATATAACCAAACATAAAATAAAGATGAAATAATTTAATCTTGTTGATTCGATTTTCTCTTGTTTGTTTAGTTTTAATAATTAACTCAATTGTGAAATGTAAAACTGAAAACAAAATTAAGAACATAAGCAATTTTGACTTGGTTTGGTCAACAGATCTACATCCACAAAATCACGTTGAGCTATCAATCAAATTCGcttaatataaattttatgaTCATACAATAACTTATTAAATAAAAGACTATATTTTTTCTAACGTCGTCTCTATAACGTATCATTTTAAAGGTTATTTTACATTTCTACgaaaatcattttctttatcatttacttactaatcattagtttattttattcttcaaaccaaacgcagcctaatattattactttttattgtgaatatgggtagggttgacccgtctcacagattaagatccgtgagacggtctcacacgaGACTCACTCattataaatatatacacacacattatCATCTTATTTCATTCCACCAAACACGctcttaatattttaaataaaatattattgtcATGAAAATTGAAATCACTttgtaattataatttatacttggatcaaataattatttcaacGACAGAAATTTAGTATCATATATTTTGTTagtcaaaattttatctttctCCAATATGAAAGTATACTTGATTATCTTAATTTCCTGTACACTCGATTGGcgaaaattgaaattttagtCTTGAAAGTtgatatattttgaattttattatttcaaattatcaAAATTTGGTTTTCATATAATAACAAGAATTTTTTTAATCCAAAACCAATAAACCTATCGACTATGATTTTTTTGACATTGATTATCCTCTACGTAATACATGTGGAGAGAATAAAAGATCATATTACTCACATTAAAATTCACCTGATAAAAAGTTTGAAAAATACATCAAAACGACTTTCAATGCTtcaaaataaaggaaaaatgtttgtcgtttttttatttttgtttatgtaTATTTTAATGTGTATAATATTAGCTTTATTTTTATCACATCCTCTATGTTGGGGAGTATCGGTGTCAAATAACTAATATTCGACGAATTTAGTGATTTTTGACCACATAAATCAAGACAAAAAAGTTCAAATTACTATATGAAACCAAATTTTGCTAATTTACTAAACCATAACTCAAAACGTACTAATTTATAGAATTAAATTCTCAATTTTTCCCACTTGTTGGCAAGATCACAAGCCTCTGACGATAGAATCATAATAAATTCGTTCGTGTATTACATGTTTATCCCCGAATCTTCTCCGTCGGAAATTTTTTAATCGAAAATGATAGATTAAGAGGCAAcattttaatcattttcattttttttaatattaaataataataaaagtccGCCGTCTATAATAGGAGGGTATTAGAGGTGCCGGTGGAATGGAAGGAAGAAGGAAGATAAAGTGAAAAAATAGAATCAAGCAAAATATGATAATAAATTGAAGGATTGAATTCGACCCGAATTAATTTTATTCGAGTTTAGCCCCTTTCTaagtttgaaaatttaaaaattgttgGCTCGAATTAAAACTCTAGTTCGAGTTTGGCTTGAAATATTCAAACATGTTCGCGAACTATTCAAAAtaatactttaaaataaataatgggAAGGTTaaaacataattatttaatatataatatattatattaataaaatattaaaatcaccAAGtgtaaaacaattttttttttttttcatttcgaTTCGAAAACTCAACTAGTAAATCAAACCGAATGTGATATATGCTTAGCATCTGTCTATAAATAGCAGAAGCAAGTCTTTCAAATTTCATCGGAGAAGAAACTAATATATATGGATTTAATATTCTCAAGTATCCTCCTTCTCTCTTTCGCGGCCTGGGCGTGGATTCTtcaaattctgaaatcaaaatcCAGGAAACCAGGCAAACTCCCTCCAGGACCGAACCCATATCCCATAATCGGAAACATTCTCGAACTCGGCCAGAAACCCCACCAATCGCTCGCGAAACTCTCCCAAATCTACGGCCCCTTGATTCATCTGAAACTCGGAAGCTTAACAACTGTAGTTGTATCCTCTCCTGAAATGGCCAAACTCTTTCTGCAGAAACACGATCAATTCTTCTCCGGCCGACACCACCCCTGCTCAATACAAGCGCTGGATCACCACAAGCTGTCGCTGGCGTGGATCCCAGCAGAAAACCAATGGCGGAAGCTGCGGAAAATATGTAGAGAACAGATGTTTTCGGCGTCGAGTCTTGATTCGAACCAGGGTTTGAGGAGGGACAAGTTGCAGAAACTGTGCGAGTATGTGCGTGGGTGTTGCACCAATGGCAAGGCAGTGGATATCGGGAGAGCTGCATTTACGACGTCACTTAATCTGATGTCCGCGACCCTTTTTTCTAAGGAACTTGCTGCTTTTGATTCGGGTTCGTGCGATGAATTCAAGGAACTAGTGTGGGGAATCATGGAGACTATCGGGAAGCCGAATCTTGCAGATTATTTTCCTGTGTTTAGAGCGTTGGATCCGCAGGGGATCTTGAGGAAGAACACCGTTTATTTCAGGAAATGTTTCGATATATTCGAGGAAATCATAGAGGAACGGGTGAAAACTAGGGGAGGATCGGTTAAGGATTCGAGGAAAAATGATATGTTGGAATCTCTAATGGATATTAACGAGAGAAATGAGTCTGATCTGACTATTCTAGACATTAAGCATTTACTTCTGGTGAGTATCCATAAATAcatactttttttttctttacaaaaattatgcataattttaaaataaataagagCAAATACTGATAGGGTATTGATTAAAAAACTAGTTAGTTTGGTTTTTCCATTTGaatccaaatattttttttaaaaaataaataaatatttgtaataaaatatgattgtaATTTTATGAGTTTCATTCAAAATTCTTAAAAActcatatataaaaataaaatttaatattttacaaatttttcaaaaatatttataaaaattaataattattattgaatataataatttttaaaaaatacatatatcaaattataactttaaatcatgaataaaaaatgaaaaatcatgTCAATTTTCCTTCTGGATTTTGGTTAAAATCACATAAGATAAAACAAAAGTTGGCATTTAGAAATacctcaaaatattttcatccaGCTAAAATTGAACAAGTCTTTCCTCAAAGCTCCTCTATACACTACCTCGACATGCTTGTATCTAACTAGT includes:
- the LOC140810489 gene encoding cytochrome P450 76T24-like, producing MDLIFSSILLLSFAAWAWILQILKSKSRKPGKLPPGPNPYPIIGNILELGQKPHQSLAKLSQIYGPLIHLKLGSLTTVVVSSPEMAKLFLQKHDQFFSGRHHPCSIQALDHHKLSLAWIPAENQWRKLRKICREQMFSASSLDSNQGLRRDKLQKLCEYVRGCCTNGKAVDIGRAAFTTSLNLMSATLFSKELAAFDSGSCDEFKELVWGIMETIGKPNLADYFPVFRALDPQGILRKNTVYFRKCFDIFEEIIEERVKTRGGSVKDSRKNDMLESLMDINERNESDLTILDIKHLLLDLFVAGSDTTSSTVEWAMSELLRHPDEMLKLKNELKEVIGKNEQVTESDISRLPYLRAVVKETFRVHPAAALLVPHKSQEDTEINGYIIPKNAQILINAWAIGRDSRTWSDSTSFTPERFFEREADFKGQHFELLPFGAGRRICPGWPLASRMVHLMVATLVHNFEWKLDGGLKPEEVDMGEKFGLTLQKSIPLKALSSI